Proteins co-encoded in one Sporosarcina sp. FSL K6-1522 genomic window:
- a CDS encoding SRPBCC domain-containing protein, which produces MSIQENVAEVRKTIMIDAPIEKVWGFVATAEGIGAWFMPNDMQPIEGKEFILQAGPWGNSACKVVEVNSPNRLSFEWGAEWLITFELAEQDGQTELTLIHAGWDEDKQTEFGEPHAEVRSRMSSGWDGLVAKLKTVVEA; this is translated from the coding sequence ATGTCCATTCAAGAAAATGTTGCTGAGGTACGAAAAACGATTATGATCGATGCACCAATCGAAAAAGTTTGGGGATTTGTCGCGACGGCTGAAGGCATTGGGGCTTGGTTTATGCCGAATGATATGCAACCGATTGAAGGAAAGGAATTTATCTTACAGGCAGGGCCGTGGGGCAATTCAGCGTGTAAAGTGGTGGAAGTGAATTCACCAAACCGCTTATCTTTTGAGTGGGGAGCGGAATGGCTCATCACATTTGAGTTGGCAGAACAAGATGGCCAAACTGAATTGACCTTGATTCATGCTGGGTGGGATGAGGACAAGCAGACGGAATTTGGCGAGCCACATGCAGAAGTACGTTCACGTATGTCGAGCGGATGGGATGGACTTGTGGCAAAACTGAAAACGGTTGTTGAGGCCTAA
- a CDS encoding metalloregulator ArsR/SmtB family transcription factor — MADESQKYDVFQAIADPTRRKLLELLADKKLSITIISSHFTMSRTAVTKHLHVLESAGLVTSQKVGREKLFCLEAQPLQTLQSWLEFFDQFWDDKLSVLKKVIENEKAEFVAVIKNKHD; from the coding sequence ATGGCTGATGAGTCCCAAAAGTACGATGTTTTTCAAGCAATCGCTGATCCGACGCGGCGTAAATTGCTTGAATTGCTTGCAGACAAAAAATTATCGATTACGATCATTAGCAGCCACTTCACAATGAGCAGAACGGCAGTAACCAAGCATCTTCACGTGTTAGAATCGGCGGGGCTTGTCACGTCACAAAAAGTCGGGCGTGAAAAGCTATTTTGTTTAGAAGCACAGCCGTTGCAAACATTGCAGTCATGGCTTGAATTCTTTGATCAATTTTGGGATGACAAATTGTCTGTCCTTAAAAAAGTTATTGAAAATGAAAAAGCTGAATTTGTTGCGGTTATCAAAAACAAGCATGATTAA
- a CDS encoding DUF4870 domain-containing protein, which produces MENTGLKVLVHASAFFMPFLVPFIIYLVINDREVKRVAIQAVLFQLVMGVLITVSAVLSFILIGIPFLIVFILMTIIIPIMGIIKSLSGETYNYPIVGRWF; this is translated from the coding sequence ATGGAGAATACAGGATTGAAAGTGTTGGTGCATGCGAGTGCTTTCTTCATGCCATTCTTAGTCCCGTTTATCATATATCTTGTGATTAATGATCGAGAAGTGAAACGGGTAGCGATACAGGCGGTATTATTCCAACTTGTTATGGGAGTACTCATCACAGTTTCGGCCGTGTTAAGTTTCATTCTAATTGGTATTCCATTCCTCATTGTGTTTATTTTAATGACGATTATTATTCCAATCATGGGCATAATCAAGTCTTTGAGTGGCGAAACGTATAATTATCCGATTGTAGGTAGATGGTTTTAA
- a CDS encoding dicarboxylate/amino acid:cation symporter, translated as MKIKFNLVTQIFIAFVLAIILGSIFGNSIDFLKPFGDLFLRLIKFIIAPLILSTLVVGVAGTSDPKQLGRIGVKTVAYYLATTAVAIVIGLAVAFLISPGKGVTLSTEGLSIPEAAAQEPQSAITTMLNIIPENPFTALATGNVLQIIFFALFIGIAITLVGEKAQPVYRFFEGFAEVMYKVTGIVMKVAPIGVLGLLAPVVGQYGLSVLLPLVKVIIAVYVACILHAAIVYSAAVKTWGKMSPVKFFKGISPAALVAFSTASSSGTLPVTIKNTNENLGVPNKISSFVLPLGATVNMDGTAIYQGVAVIFIAQFYNLNLSFTQLLTVVLITILASIGTAGVPGAGMIMLAMVLTSVNMPLEGIALIAGIDRVLDMMRTSVNVVGDASAAVVVAGTEKDRIEIEVVPTD; from the coding sequence ATGAAAATCAAGTTCAATCTTGTGACCCAAATTTTTATCGCATTTGTCTTGGCAATCATTTTAGGTAGTATTTTCGGTAATTCGATTGATTTCCTGAAACCGTTTGGGGATTTGTTTTTACGGCTCATTAAATTCATCATTGCGCCGCTGATTTTATCGACATTGGTCGTTGGGGTTGCGGGGACATCTGATCCGAAACAGCTCGGTAGAATTGGGGTGAAAACGGTTGCCTACTATTTAGCGACAACGGCAGTAGCAATCGTTATTGGTCTTGCGGTTGCATTTTTAATCTCCCCAGGTAAGGGCGTTACGCTATCGACAGAAGGTTTGAGTATACCTGAAGCGGCTGCGCAAGAACCGCAAAGTGCCATTACGACGATGTTGAATATTATTCCTGAAAATCCGTTCACGGCATTAGCAACAGGAAATGTATTGCAAATCATTTTTTTCGCCTTGTTCATCGGGATAGCTATTACGTTAGTTGGGGAGAAAGCACAACCCGTCTATCGATTTTTTGAAGGGTTTGCAGAGGTCATGTACAAAGTTACGGGGATTGTTATGAAAGTGGCACCCATTGGTGTTTTGGGTCTACTCGCGCCAGTTGTCGGGCAGTATGGACTTTCTGTGTTATTGCCGCTTGTCAAAGTGATTATCGCTGTGTACGTTGCGTGTATTCTTCACGCTGCGATTGTATATTCAGCTGCTGTGAAGACGTGGGGGAAAATGAGTCCCGTAAAGTTTTTTAAAGGTATTTCGCCAGCAGCCCTTGTCGCATTTAGTACCGCGAGTAGTTCAGGCACATTGCCTGTCACCATTAAAAATACGAATGAAAACCTCGGTGTGCCGAATAAGATTTCAAGTTTTGTCCTGCCGTTAGGGGCAACGGTTAACATGGATGGAACGGCGATTTATCAAGGGGTAGCGGTGATTTTCATTGCCCAGTTTTATAATTTGAATTTGTCATTTACACAATTGCTTACGGTTGTTTTAATCACCATTTTGGCGTCAATTGGTACAGCAGGAGTTCCTGGGGCGGGCATGATTATGCTAGCAATGGTGTTAACCTCCGTCAATATGCCGCTCGAAGGAATTGCGTTGATTGCCGGAATCGACCGAGTTTTGGATATGATGCGCACAAGCGTGAATGTTGTCGGAGATGCATCTGCTGCAGTTGTTGTTGCGGGTACTGAGAAAGATCGAATTGAGATTGAAGTCGTTCCGACAGATTAA
- a CDS encoding N-acetyltransferase: MTVIRVEQPRDFAVIKEVNDLAFGQEGESELIANLRGSDAFIPELSLVAESDKREIIGHILFSVIHIETTVGAVQSLALAPMAVKPDFQHKGIGSLLIKEGLKRSQELGYASVVVLGHSDYYPKFGFTLASGKGIKAPFDVPDEAFMVMELQHGALDNAQGTVQYPEAFMGV, from the coding sequence TTGACAGTTATTCGAGTAGAGCAACCGCGAGATTTTGCGGTTATAAAAGAAGTGAATGATCTTGCTTTTGGGCAAGAAGGGGAGTCGGAGCTCATTGCTAACCTTCGAGGATCCGATGCCTTTATTCCAGAACTATCGTTGGTAGCTGAAAGCGACAAGCGGGAAATCATCGGCCATATTCTTTTTAGTGTCATTCATATTGAAACAACGGTAGGGGCTGTGCAGTCATTGGCACTGGCACCAATGGCAGTGAAACCGGATTTTCAACACAAAGGCATAGGTTCATTGTTAATCAAAGAGGGTTTGAAACGCAGTCAGGAGCTTGGCTACGCATCTGTTGTTGTGTTAGGGCATAGCGATTATTATCCGAAATTCGGTTTTACGCTAGCGAGTGGCAAGGGCATCAAAGCACCATTCGATGTGCCGGATGAAGCATTTATGGTCATGGAACTGCAACATGGTGCGCTGGACAATGCGCAGGGGACAGTCCAGTACCCAGAAGCATTTATGGGGGTATAA
- a CDS encoding helix-turn-helix domain-containing protein has product MTKKKYNISVEATLEVIGGKWKCVILCHLTHGKKRTSELKRLMPDITQKMLTQQLRELEADGVINRISYNQVPPKVEYELSEYGLSLESILEALCAWGDVHITKVYGDKFSVLEDGILNDKLKS; this is encoded by the coding sequence ATGACAAAAAAGAAGTACAACATATCCGTCGAAGCGACATTAGAAGTAATCGGTGGGAAGTGGAAATGTGTCATTCTATGCCACTTAACACACGGAAAAAAACGGACAAGTGAATTGAAACGCCTCATGCCCGACATTACACAAAAAATGCTCACGCAACAATTACGAGAGCTAGAGGCAGATGGCGTCATTAATCGGATTTCTTATAACCAAGTACCACCAAAAGTAGAATATGAACTAAGTGAATACGGTTTAAGTTTAGAAAGTATATTAGAAGCGCTATGTGCATGGGGAGACGTTCATATTACAAAGGTATATGGAGATAAATTCTCTGTCCTAGAGGACGGTATCTTAAACGATAAGCTGAAATCATAA
- a CDS encoding MFS transporter, which produces MIGDKKRSMLALLALAISAFAIGTTEFVSVGLLPVIAQDLMISMTTAGLTVSLYALGVMVGAPVLTSLTSRRPRKSLLLWIMVIFIGGNVIAAGATSVSVLLIGRVIAAFAHGVFMSIGSTIAADLVPENRRASAISIMFTGLTVATITGVPFGTFIGQQFGWRFAFVAIVVIGIVGFIANSLLIPSDLRQSPPTTIRDQVKLVTNGRILLVLGITALGYGGTFVVFTYLSPLLQTITGFTQGAIVMILLVYGIAIAIGNMIGGKLSNNNPIRSLFYMFIAQAIVLLVLTFTAPFKMTGLVTILFMGLFAFMNVPGLQVYVVMLAERFVPSAVDVASAMNIAAFNAGIAMGAYVGGVIADSLGLIHTAWIGALMVGMAAILTGVSRMLERKDQQRLKLS; this is translated from the coding sequence ATGATTGGAGATAAAAAGCGAAGTATGTTGGCGCTACTTGCATTGGCTATCAGTGCATTTGCGATTGGGACAACAGAATTTGTTAGTGTCGGACTGTTGCCGGTGATAGCCCAAGACTTAATGATATCAATGACAACAGCAGGACTAACGGTTTCTTTGTATGCATTGGGTGTCATGGTAGGCGCGCCGGTTTTAACATCACTTACTTCTAGGAGGCCACGGAAGTCCTTATTGTTATGGATTATGGTAATCTTTATAGGAGGGAACGTGATTGCGGCAGGTGCGACGAGCGTCAGCGTGTTATTGATCGGCCGTGTTATTGCTGCTTTTGCCCATGGTGTCTTTATGTCCATTGGTTCGACGATTGCTGCGGATTTAGTTCCTGAAAATCGTAGAGCAAGCGCAATTTCGATTATGTTTACAGGACTAACGGTTGCGACGATTACGGGGGTTCCATTTGGCACATTTATTGGTCAACAGTTTGGTTGGCGCTTTGCCTTTGTGGCCATTGTTGTCATCGGAATTGTCGGGTTTATCGCGAACAGTTTGCTTATCCCATCTGATTTACGACAAAGCCCTCCGACAACGATTCGGGATCAGGTTAAGCTTGTGACAAATGGTCGAATATTATTGGTATTGGGCATTACGGCGCTCGGGTATGGAGGAACGTTCGTTGTCTTCACTTACTTATCGCCATTACTTCAGACGATTACGGGATTTACACAAGGGGCAATTGTGATGATCTTACTCGTTTATGGGATTGCGATTGCCATTGGGAATATGATTGGTGGCAAGCTGTCGAATAACAACCCGATTCGTTCACTGTTCTATATGTTTATTGCACAAGCGATTGTGCTGTTAGTATTAACATTTACGGCACCCTTTAAAATGACTGGTTTAGTGACCATACTTTTCATGGGCTTGTTTGCTTTTATGAACGTGCCGGGACTGCAAGTGTATGTCGTCATGTTAGCTGAACGATTTGTCCCGAGTGCAGTGGACGTCGCTTCAGCTATGAACATAGCTGCCTTTAATGCGGGCATTGCGATGGGCGCATATGTAGGAGGAGTCATAGCTGATTCACTAGGGCTCATTCATACGGCTTGGATTGGTGCGCTAATGGTCGGGATGGCTGCAATATTAACAGGGGTCAGCCGAATGCTAGAAAGAAAAGATCAGCAGCGATTGAAGCTGTCTTAA
- a CDS encoding aldo/keto reductase, which translates to MKNLQSTTTLHNGVEMPWFGLGVFKVEEGQELVDAVKTAIQHGYRSIDTATIYGNEVGVGQGIREAGIAREDVFITSKVWNAEQGYETTIAAYEESLKKLGVEYLDLYLIHWPVVGKYKETWRALETLYKEGRVKAIGVSNFQIHHLEDLLKDAEIKPMVNQVEYHPHLTQQELHAFCQEQGIQLEAWSPLMAGQLLDNQDLQEIADKYGKSVAQIILRWDLQNGVVTIPKSTKAHRIAENATIFDFELTAEDMERIHNLNQNHRVGPDPDNFDF; encoded by the coding sequence ATGAAAAACTTACAATCGACAACAACATTGCATAATGGTGTGGAAATGCCTTGGTTCGGTCTTGGTGTTTTTAAAGTGGAAGAAGGGCAAGAACTCGTAGATGCGGTAAAAACAGCGATCCAACATGGTTATCGCAGTATTGATACGGCAACGATTTACGGTAATGAAGTCGGGGTTGGACAAGGGATACGCGAAGCGGGTATTGCGAGGGAAGATGTGTTTATCACGTCGAAAGTTTGGAATGCGGAGCAAGGGTATGAAACGACCATTGCAGCTTACGAAGAGAGTTTGAAGAAGTTAGGCGTAGAGTATTTGGATTTATACCTCATTCACTGGCCTGTGGTGGGGAAATATAAAGAGACATGGCGGGCACTTGAAACGCTTTATAAAGAAGGGCGAGTGAAGGCTATTGGCGTCAGTAACTTCCAAATTCATCATCTTGAAGATCTATTGAAAGATGCGGAAATTAAACCAATGGTTAACCAAGTGGAATACCATCCGCATTTGACACAACAAGAATTGCATGCTTTTTGTCAAGAGCAAGGTATTCAGTTGGAAGCGTGGTCCCCGCTGATGGCAGGTCAATTGCTCGATAACCAAGATCTTCAAGAAATTGCAGATAAGTACGGGAAGTCTGTGGCTCAAATCATTTTGCGCTGGGATTTACAAAATGGCGTTGTTACGATTCCAAAATCGACAAAAGCACATCGCATTGCTGAAAATGCAACAATTTTTGATTTCGAATTAACAGCGGAAGATATGGAACGTATTCATAACTTGAATCAGAATCACCGAGTAGGTCCAGATCCGGATAACTTTGATTTTTAA
- a CDS encoding MFS transporter, with protein MNNNNWQRNFFTIWTGQAISLITSAVLQMAIIWYLTDTTGSAAVLSIAAIVGFLPQALFGSFIGVLVDRWNRKFVMIGADLIIAAAGGLLAFLVLTMELPVWLVMVILFVRSVGTAFHTPALGAITPLLVPEEQLTKCAGYTQSLQSVSFILSPAIAAFMYAAWDLTAVIYLDIVGAIIASITVVFIMIPKHERVVSATTSVLGEMKAGYAILKSHQALFALLWIGAMYSFIYMPINALFPLMSMEYFGGTTKHAAIVEILFAVGMLSGGVVLGVTGGFKNRAMSIVASLFLMGAALTISGLLSVNGFIAFAVMCMLMGVSAPFFNGVFTALIQEKIAPEYLGRVFGLLGSLFSLAMPGGLILSALFADRLGVHNWFTISGVAVLLLSVFCAMIPAIRKLEQSR; from the coding sequence ATGAATAATAACAACTGGCAACGGAATTTCTTTACAATTTGGACAGGGCAAGCGATTTCGCTAATTACAAGTGCTGTGTTACAAATGGCGATTATTTGGTATTTAACAGATACAACAGGCTCAGCTGCTGTACTGTCGATTGCAGCAATAGTCGGCTTTTTGCCACAAGCTTTATTTGGCTCTTTCATCGGGGTATTAGTGGATCGATGGAACCGAAAATTTGTGATGATTGGAGCAGACTTGATTATTGCGGCGGCAGGTGGACTATTGGCCTTTCTCGTCTTGACAATGGAGTTACCGGTCTGGCTTGTCATGGTGATTTTATTTGTGCGCAGTGTAGGTACAGCTTTCCACACACCAGCGCTTGGTGCGATTACACCACTTTTAGTGCCAGAAGAACAACTAACTAAATGTGCGGGGTATACACAATCGCTTCAATCGGTGAGTTTTATTTTAAGTCCTGCAATAGCGGCATTTATGTATGCAGCATGGGATTTAACAGCAGTGATTTATCTCGATATTGTTGGGGCTATTATTGCCAGCATAACAGTTGTCTTTATAATGATTCCAAAGCATGAGCGTGTTGTGAGTGCGACGACAAGTGTGTTAGGTGAGATGAAGGCGGGCTATGCAATACTCAAAAGCCATCAAGCCTTATTTGCCTTGCTATGGATTGGAGCGATGTATTCGTTTATCTACATGCCAATCAATGCATTATTTCCATTGATGAGTATGGAATACTTTGGAGGGACAACGAAGCACGCTGCGATTGTTGAAATTTTGTTTGCAGTAGGAATGTTGAGCGGCGGAGTTGTCCTCGGTGTGACAGGTGGCTTTAAAAATCGGGCGATGAGCATTGTGGCTTCGTTATTTTTAATGGGGGCGGCATTGACCATTTCAGGCTTACTGTCTGTCAATGGTTTCATCGCATTTGCGGTGATGTGTATGCTAATGGGGGTATCAGCGCCTTTTTTCAATGGGGTATTTACAGCGCTCATTCAAGAAAAGATAGCACCTGAATATTTGGGACGTGTATTTGGTTTACTTGGTAGTCTTTTTTCGCTGGCGATGCCGGGAGGTTTAATTTTATCGGCTTTGTTTGCAGATCGGCTAGGTGTGCATAATTGGTTTACCATCTCGGGAGTTGCGGTACTGTTGTTATCCGTCTTCTGTGCAATGATTCCTGCCATTCGAAAGTTGGAACAATCGCGGTGA
- a CDS encoding LTA synthase family protein, whose amino-acid sequence MKWLNRNVKSILIHPNTIILILLFIKIIAFRLAVFHNKSVIHIALIEFPLWAFMLSLVILFAKKRAWTSIFLFNALLSVLFIAIIYYTRYFSTIPSYYDLQQLYQSNSVGGTIGLLSKPYDFLFLFDVLLIIPIAFYFKSKKAKLSVQLSKRLAVLFGCIGLVTTLLAFRQPLIDVSYFAKENGYLQSQAVQVFTRSFGTALASDSNLSEQDIEKLKGNDYVPSTEHKSYGIAKDRHVFVIQVESLQGFVLNKKVNNQEITPYLNALLKESTYFDNVYQQIGAGNTSDAEWLMHTSIYPEGMDPTVNVISGEPVPSLPRTLQEHGYGTATYHADDITYWSREKLYPALGFEYTYTDQEIPAEQEIGFGPADEVLFNFVSDQLPAQLKAHEKIYANIVTLTSHTPFEMPEHLEYLSLPENYEGTYVGNYLQSVRYVDEQIGEFIETLKKEGLYDDSLILIYGDHSGIHGAPVTKNDEAILSDILDHPYNLQDRFTIPVIFTGGGLFTGETISHLGGQIDLMPTLLNLLSIEHNAQMIGHNLFQYKHNLLGMRYHLPGSSFINDNTLYVAPSAKLPAILYNSKTMKEKNRTNQTQQSIDNTLKIMQQSDQILKSYGK is encoded by the coding sequence GTGAAATGGTTGAACCGTAACGTGAAGTCCATTCTTATACATCCGAATACCATCATTTTAATCCTACTATTCATTAAAATTATCGCCTTCCGCTTAGCCGTTTTTCATAATAAATCAGTTATTCATATTGCACTCATCGAATTCCCACTTTGGGCATTTATGCTATCACTTGTGATTCTATTCGCGAAGAAACGTGCTTGGACGAGCATCTTCCTATTTAACGCCCTATTATCCGTCCTTTTTATTGCGATTATTTATTACACACGCTACTTTTCAACGATTCCATCTTATTACGATTTACAACAACTGTATCAATCGAATTCGGTAGGTGGAACGATTGGCTTGCTAAGCAAACCGTATGATTTCCTATTTTTATTCGACGTGTTGCTGATCATTCCAATTGCATTTTATTTCAAATCAAAAAAAGCGAAACTTTCTGTGCAGTTGAGTAAACGATTAGCCGTGCTATTTGGCTGCATCGGTCTAGTCACAACACTCCTTGCATTCAGGCAGCCACTTATTGACGTTTCCTATTTTGCAAAAGAGAACGGCTATTTACAATCGCAAGCCGTGCAAGTTTTCACACGTAGTTTCGGGACTGCACTTGCCTCTGATAGTAATTTATCCGAACAAGACATTGAAAAGTTAAAGGGCAATGATTATGTTCCATCCACCGAACATAAATCCTATGGCATCGCCAAAGATCGGCATGTATTTGTCATTCAAGTGGAGTCGCTACAAGGCTTTGTGCTCAATAAAAAAGTGAATAACCAGGAGATCACACCGTATCTAAATGCGTTATTAAAGGAAAGTACATACTTCGATAACGTCTATCAGCAAATCGGGGCAGGCAATACATCTGACGCAGAATGGCTGATGCATACGTCCATTTATCCAGAAGGAATGGATCCAACAGTCAACGTCATTAGCGGCGAGCCTGTTCCCTCCTTGCCACGTACGTTGCAAGAGCACGGTTATGGCACTGCGACCTACCATGCAGATGATATTACCTATTGGAGCCGCGAAAAACTCTATCCAGCACTTGGCTTTGAGTACACATATACAGATCAAGAAATTCCAGCTGAGCAGGAAATCGGCTTCGGACCGGCAGATGAAGTATTGTTCAATTTCGTTTCTGACCAACTCCCTGCTCAACTAAAAGCGCATGAAAAAATATACGCCAACATTGTTACACTGACAAGCCATACACCATTTGAAATGCCTGAGCATCTTGAATACCTCTCTTTGCCTGAGAATTACGAGGGCACCTATGTCGGCAATTACTTGCAATCCGTCCGTTATGTAGATGAACAAATCGGAGAATTCATAGAGACGCTAAAAAAAGAAGGGCTGTATGATGACTCATTGATTTTAATTTACGGAGATCATTCAGGTATTCATGGGGCACCGGTCACGAAAAATGATGAGGCCATTCTTTCAGATATACTCGACCATCCGTACAACTTACAAGATCGCTTTACCATTCCAGTGATTTTCACAGGTGGTGGGCTTTTCACAGGAGAAACCATTAGCCATTTAGGTGGACAAATCGACTTAATGCCAACCTTATTGAACTTACTCAGTATTGAGCATAATGCGCAGATGATTGGCCATAATTTGTTTCAGTACAAACATAATTTGCTCGGCATGCGCTACCATTTGCCAGGTAGTTCGTTCATCAACGATAACACGCTCTATGTTGCACCCAGCGCTAAATTGCCAGCAATCTTGTATAACTCAAAAACAATGAAAGAAAAGAACCGGACCAATCAAACACAGCAATCAATCGATAACACCTTAAAAATTATGCAACAATCTGATCAGATTTTGAAATCCTACGGAAAATAA
- a CDS encoding glyoxalase superfamily protein, translating into MNQMFRMESVVPILRIFDIEKAKAFYVDYLGFIIDWEHRFEENFPRYLQISRGHCAIHLTEHHGDCSPGAAIRVSVSHIQAFTATLHAKDYNFARPCLELTPWGMQELTVMDPFNNRIIFFENCS; encoded by the coding sequence ATGAATCAGATGTTTCGGATGGAAAGTGTCGTACCGATATTACGTATTTTCGATATCGAGAAGGCGAAAGCATTCTACGTGGATTATTTGGGTTTTATAATAGATTGGGAGCATCGATTTGAAGAGAATTTTCCACGATATTTGCAAATATCACGTGGGCATTGTGCGATTCACTTAACGGAGCATCACGGAGATTGTAGTCCGGGAGCTGCGATTAGGGTGAGCGTTAGTCATATACAAGCATTTACTGCAACCCTTCATGCGAAAGATTATAATTTTGCACGTCCTTGTCTTGAACTTACGCCATGGGGAATGCAAGAACTAACCGTTATGGATCCATTCAATAATCGGATTATTTTCTTTGAGAATTGTTCATAA
- a CDS encoding PadR family transcriptional regulator: MSDLLTSLTTELRRGTLTLAVLSQLKTPQYGYSLVQLLEKSGIEIDQSTLYPLLRRLEKQELLSSSWDTTESRPRKYYKISDIGMDVFEQLQAEWKKTTKELTRLLEGDETNGTD; this comes from the coding sequence ATGAGTGATTTATTGACTTCCTTAACGACTGAATTACGAAGGGGGACATTGACGTTGGCTGTTCTTAGTCAGCTAAAAACGCCACAGTATGGCTATTCACTCGTCCAGCTTCTTGAGAAATCCGGCATCGAAATCGACCAAAGTACGCTCTATCCTCTGCTACGACGTCTGGAAAAGCAAGAACTGCTGTCTAGCAGTTGGGATACAACCGAAAGTAGACCGCGAAAATATTACAAAATAAGTGATATCGGTATGGACGTTTTTGAACAGCTACAAGCAGAGTGGAAAAAAACGACAAAGGAATTAACACGCCTATTAGAGGGAGATGAAACCAATGGAACTGATTGA